The Mytilus trossulus isolate FHL-02 unplaced genomic scaffold, PNRI_Mtr1.1.1.hap1 h1tg000343l___fragment_1__unscaffolded, whole genome shotgun sequence genome contains a region encoding:
- the LOC134701775 gene encoding uncharacterized protein LOC134701775 — protein MIVNSKIEIISENHLNKSSERQTLAITDSLSTNTSALVNMAHIDTTSRCPICSDVANDDTINCDTCLEWFHYSCVQLNKSKVDKIPAIAPFTCPLCCNDLLHTNTSSTIETLCIPTDEPIPSIPSSANINLPSSGVISNISTSSSSSVLKSSISVANSVPYVIPTTTSSNFSTACLTSTLHQIQSTSSCNTTNTTSVSSGAISSIISPIKSKKKAPNKLMLENDNLRSFIIELEQKINDQERTINLLKSAKTQ, from the coding sequence ATGATTGTTAACTCAAAGATAGAAATTATCTCTGAGAATCACCTCAATAAAAGTTCTGAGAGACAGACTCTCGCCATAACAGATAGTCTTAGTACAAATACGTCGGCCTTAGTTAATATGGCACACATAGATACAACATCTCGATGTCCAATTTGCTCTGATGTTGCAAATGATGACACAATTAACTGTGACACTTGTCTTGAATGGTTTCATTACTCATGTGTTCAACTAAACAAATCTAAGGTGGACAAAATACCAGCAATAGCACCATTCACATGCCCGTTATGTTGTAATGACCTTTTACATACAAACACTTCTAGTACAATTGAGACTTTGTGTATACCAACAGATGAACCGATACCTTCTATACCGTCTTCAGCTAACATAAACTTACCTTCAAGTGGCGTTATATCAAACATATCTACATCTTCATCTTCTAGTGTTCTTAAGTCATCTATATCAGTTGCTAACTCTGTGCCATATGTTATTCCAACAACAACTAGTTCAAATTTTAGTACTGCATGTCTGACTTCTACTCTTCATCAAATACAATCAACTTCCAGTTGtaatacaacaaatacaacctCAGTATCATCAGGTGCAATATCATCTATCATATCACCAATTAAAAGCAAGAAGAAAGCTCCAAATAAATTAATGTTAGAGAATGATAATCTTAGATCTTTTATCATAGAACTTGAGCAGAAAATTAATGATCAAGAGAGAACTATAAATTTGCTAAAATCTGCAAAAACCCAGTAA